The Setaria italica strain Yugu1 chromosome IX, Setaria_italica_v2.0, whole genome shotgun sequence genome has a window encoding:
- the LOC101762166 gene encoding uncharacterized protein LOC101762166 isoform X4: MHHKCGLHQQESSTNGNIRTKQCPMRWIDFSMPRNPTTSMSNWGYLGDSQIFVQFTPKIKVASTRFSDYHFRNALADC, translated from the exons ATGCATCACAAATGTGGTTTGCATCAGCAAG AATCAAGCACTAATGGAAACATAAGGACCAAACAATGTCCCATGAGATGGATCGACTTCAG TATGCCGAGGAACCCTACCACATCGATGTCAAATTGGGGTTACCTTGGAG ATTCTCAGATATTTGTTCAGTTCACGCCAAAAATCAAGGTTGCAAGCACGAGGTTCTCTGATTATCATTTTAGAAATGCATTGGCAG